The Synchiropus splendidus isolate RoL2022-P1 chromosome 1, RoL_Sspl_1.0, whole genome shotgun sequence genome includes a window with the following:
- the LOC128748420 gene encoding thymic stromal cotransporter homolog gives MVIPSLCEAARSLLRRIWPVIVLHQLSFTLFQTALQMVVKDRCDNSSDPDRGSREDRQQRAMADFFMIYNLIIQLVPVLPGLLLARASDRGWRRAPIVLPLCGYLVQTLGLLLVVAARLPLQVMFGAAALVGATGEFSVLWPGVMTLASLNSSAKDRSKELMTAELLYGLAGLVGSLVSGHLFLVYSQSLGGGTVLLIVSCLLFLTAIALSAALLQVQRASSEPEETTALITNVSPDVSTETSTGKNLINVVLLMSAGILYNSAVGGAVEMLAIFVLKEPLSWDATMVGYGNAFGGAIFITSFIAVVIFRRCASDTTLILIGMISFATGIYFMSFVTSTTMFFVARSINMLALIPMPTIRSMLSQQVPESSLSVTLTLLQIILRLAGLAYVPAFTRIYQNTLDWYPGFVFMLASMLTVLAMIPVSIVGCRPSLKRRRHTAPEE, from the exons ATGGTGATTCCGAGCTTGTGCGAGGCCGCCCGGAGCCTCCTCCGGCGCATTTGGCCGGTGATCGTGCTCCACCAGCTGAGCTTCACGCTCTTTCAGACCGCCCTGCAAATGGTGGTAAAGGACCGGTGCGACAACAGCTCGGACCCGGACCGCGGTTCCAGGGAGGACCGGCAACAGAGAGCCATGGCGGACTTCTTCATGATCTACAACCTCATCATCCAGCTGGTTCCAGTGCTCCCCGGCCTGCTGCTGGCGAGGGCGAGCGATCGTGGCTGGAGGCGAGCGCCCATCGTGCTGCCGCTGTGCGGCTACCTGGTGCAAACGCTggggctgctgctggtggtcgcTGCGCGCCTGCCCCTGCAGGTGATGTTCGGGGCAGCGGCTCTGGTGGGGGCGACGGGGGAGTTCAGCGTTCTGTGGCCCGGCGTCATGACGCTGGCATCGCTCAACTCTTCCGCGAAAGACCGCTCCAAG GAGCTGATGACAGCTGAGCTGCTGTATGGCCTAGCAGGTCTAGTGGGCAGTCTTGTGTCGGGTCATCTGTTTCTGGTGTACAGCCAAAGTTTGGGTGGCGGGACGGTCCTGCTCATCGTGAGCTGCCTGCTCTTCCTCACAGCCATCGCCCTCTCCGCggctctgctgcag GTCCAACGAGCGTCTTCAGAGCCAGAAGAGACCACTGCTCTCATCACCAACGTCTCACCGGATGTTTCTACTGAGACATCCACAGGGAAAAACTTGATCAACGTGGTCCTGCTGATGTCAGCGGGAATCCTGTACAACTCTGCCGTTGGAGGAGCAGTTGAGATGTTGGCCATCTTTGTGTTGAAGGAGCCCCTCAGCTGGGATGCCACGATG GTCGGTTACGGCAACGCGTTTGGTGGCgccatcttcatcaccagctTCATTGCTGTTGTCATCTTTCGTCGTTGTGCTAGTGACACAACGCTGATTCTCATCGGGATGATCTCCTTTGCTACTGGGATCTACTTCATGTCTTTTGTCACCTCCACCACAATGTTCTTTGTCG CTCGCTCCATCAACATGCTGGCGCTCATTCCAATGCCGACGATCAGATCCATGCTCTCGCAGCAGGTGCCGGAGTCTTCGCTCA GCGTCACTTTGACGCTGCTGCAGATCATCCTGAGACTGGCGGGTCTGGCGTACGTCCCGGCCTTCACCAGGATCTATCAGAACACTCTGGACTGGTACCCAGGGTTTGTCTTCATGCTGGCCAGCATGCTGACTGTGCTGGCAATGATCCCTGTCAG CATTGTTGGCTGCAGACCAAGTCTGAAGCGACGGCGGCACACAGCTCCTGAAGAATGA